The Aythya fuligula isolate bAytFul2 chromosome 2, bAytFul2.pri, whole genome shotgun sequence genome contains a region encoding:
- the CREM gene encoding cAMP-responsive element modulator isoform X7, whose translation MSVLLLVILHMLASLEQFMLSSGRGTGEACVQKLVMAVTGDETAATGDMPAYQLRTPTTTLPQGVVMAASPGTLHSPQQLAEEATRKRELRLMKNREAAKECRRRKKEYIKCLESRVAVLEVQNKKLIEELETLKDICSSKTD comes from the exons ATGTCAGTGCTCTTGCTTGTAATCCTGCACATGCTTGCTAGTTTGGAACAGTTCATGCTGAGCTCTGGTAGAGGGACAGGAGAAGCCTGTGTGCAGAAGCTGGTCATGGCTGTAACAGGAGATGAAACAG CTGCCACTGGAGACATGCCAGCTTACCAGCTTCGAACTCCCACTACTACCTTACCTCAGGGAGTGGTAATGGCAGCCTCGCCAGGGACTCTGCATAGCCCTCAGCAGTTGGCAGAAGAGGCAACACGCAAGAGAGAGCTGCGACTTATGAAAAATAG GGAAGCTGCTAAAGAATGTCGACGTCGGAAGAAAGAATACATAAAATGTCTGGAGAGTCGTGTTGCAGTGCTAGAAGTTCAGAACAAGAAACTTATAGAGGAGCTTGAAACCCTTAAAGACATTTGCTCTTCCAAAACAGATtag
- the CREM gene encoding cAMP-responsive element modulator isoform X8: MTNSGAPQPGATIVQYAAHSPDGTQQFFVPGNQVVVQAATGDMPAYQLRTPTTTLPQGVVMAASPGTLHSPQQLAEEATRKRELRLMKNREAARECRRKKKEYVKCLENRVAVLENQNKTLIEELKALKDLYCHKAE, encoded by the exons ATGACAAATTCAGGAGCTCCTCAGCCTGGTGCTACCATTGTGCAATATGCAGCACACTCGCCTGATGGCACACAACAGTTTTTTGTTCCTGGAAACCAAGTTGTTGTTCAAG CTGCCACTGGAGACATGCCAGCTTACCAGCTTCGAACTCCCACTACTACCTTACCTCAGGGAGTGGTAATGGCAGCCTCGCCAGGGACTCTGCATAGCCCTCAGCAGTTGGCAGAAGAGGCAACACGCAAGAGAGAGCTGCGACTTATGAAAAATAG GGAAGCTGCCAGAGAATGTcgcagaaagaagaaagaatatgtCAAATGTCTTGAAAATCGTGTGGCTGTGcttgaaaaccaaaacaagactCTCATTGAGGAACTCAAGGCCCTCAAAGATCTTTATTGTCATAAAGCAGaataa
- the CREM gene encoding cAMP-responsive element modulator isoform X6 → MSVLLLVILHMLASLEQFMLSSGRGTGEACVQKLVMAVTGDETAATGDMPAYQLRTPTTTLPQGVVMAASPGTLHSPQQLAEEATRKRELRLMKNREAARECRRKKKEYVKCLENRVAVLENQNKTLIEELKALKDLYCHKAE, encoded by the exons ATGTCAGTGCTCTTGCTTGTAATCCTGCACATGCTTGCTAGTTTGGAACAGTTCATGCTGAGCTCTGGTAGAGGGACAGGAGAAGCCTGTGTGCAGAAGCTGGTCATGGCTGTAACAGGAGATGAAACAG CTGCCACTGGAGACATGCCAGCTTACCAGCTTCGAACTCCCACTACTACCTTACCTCAGGGAGTGGTAATGGCAGCCTCGCCAGGGACTCTGCATAGCCCTCAGCAGTTGGCAGAAGAGGCAACACGCAAGAGAGAGCTGCGACTTATGAAAAATAG GGAAGCTGCCAGAGAATGTcgcagaaagaagaaagaatatgtCAAATGTCTTGAAAATCGTGTGGCTGTGcttgaaaaccaaaacaagactCTCATTGAGGAACTCAAGGCCCTCAAAGATCTTTATTGTCATAAAGCAGaataa